A single Pan troglodytes isolate AG18354 chromosome X, NHGRI_mPanTro3-v2.0_pri, whole genome shotgun sequence DNA region contains:
- the KDM5C gene encoding lysine-specific demethylase 5C isoform X19, translated as MYQSGANLVQCNTRPFDNEEKDKEYKPHSIPLRQSVQPSKFNSYGRRAKRLQPDPEPTEEDIEKNPELKKLQIYGAGPKMMGLGLMAKDKTLRKKDKEGPECPPTVVVKEELGGDVKVESTSPKTFLESKEELSHSPEPCTKMTMRLRRNHSNAQFIESYVCRMCSRGDEDDKLLLCDGCDDNYHIFCLLPPLPEIPKGVWRCPKCVMAECKRPPEAFGFEQATREYTLQSFGEMADSFKADYFNMPVHMVPTELVEKEFWRLVNSIEEDVTVEYGADIHSKEFGSGFPVSDSKRHLTPEEEEYATSGWNLNVMPVLEQSVLCHINADISGMKVPWLYVGMVFSAFCWHIEDHWSYSINYLHWGEPKTWYGVPSLAAEHLEEVMKKLTPELFDSQPDLLHQLVTLMNPNTLMSHGVPVVRTNQCAGEFVITFPRAYHSGFNQGYNFAEAVNFCTADWLPAGRQCIEHYRRLRRYCVFSHEELICKMAACPEKLDLNLAAAVHKEMFIMVQEERRLRKALLEKGITEAEREAFELLPDDERQCIKCKTTCFLSALACYDCPDGLVCLSHINDLCKCSSSRQYLRYRYTLDELPAMLHKLKVRAESFDTWANKVRVALEVEDGRKRSLEELRALESEARERRFPNSELLQQLKNCLSEAEACVSRALGLVSGQEAGPHRVAGLQMTLTELRAFLDQMNNLPCAMHQIGDVKGVLEQVEAYQAEAREALASLPSSPGLLQSLLERGRQLGVEVPEAQQLQRQVEQARWLDEVKRTLAPSARRGTLAVMRGLLVAGASVAPSPAVDKAQAELQELLTIAERWEEKAHLCLEARQKHPPATLEAIIREAENIPVHLPNIQALKEALAKARAWIADVDEIQNGDHYPCLDDLEGLVAVGRDLPVGLEELRQLELQVLTAHSWREKASKTFLKKNSCYTLLEVLCPCADAGSDSTKRSRWMEKELGLYKSDTELLGLSAQDLRDPGSVIVAFKEGEQKEKEGILQLRRTNSAKPSPLASSTTASSTTSVCVCGQVPAGAGALQCDLCQDWFHGRCVSVPRLLSSPRPNPTSSPLLAWWEWDTKFLCPLCMRSRRPRLETILALLVALQRLPVRLPEGEALQCLTERAISWQGRARQALASEDVTALLGRLAELRQRLQAEPRPEEPPNYPAAPASDPLREGSGKDMPKVQGLLENGDSVTSPEKVAPEEGSDLELLSSLLPQLTGPVLELPEATRAPLEELMMEGDLLEVTLDENHSIWQLLQAGQPPDLERIRTLLELEKAERHGSRARGRALERRRRRKVDRGGEGDDPAREELEPKRVRSSGPEAEEVQEEEELEEETGGEGPPAPIPTTGSPSTQENQNGLEPAEGTTSGPSAPFSTLTPRLHLPCPQQPPQQQL; from the exons ATGTACCAGTCTGGAGCCAACCTTGTG CAGTGTAACACACGTCCATTTGATAATGAGGAGAAGGACAAGGAATACAAACCCCACAGCATCCCCCTACGACAGTCTGTGCAGCCTTCCAAGTTCAACAGCTATGGCCGGCGGGCCAAGAGACTGCAGCCTGAT ccGGAACCCACAGAGGAAGACATTGAAAAGAATCCAGAGCTGAAAAAGCTACAGATCTATGGGGCAGGCCCCAAGATGATGGGCCTGGGCCTCATGGCCAAAGACAAGACTCTGCGGAAGAAAG aTAAGGAGGGGCCTGAGTGTCCCCCCACAGTAGTGGTGAAGGAGGAGTTAGGTGGGGATGTGAAGGTGGAGTCAACATCGCCTAAGACCTTCCTGGAGAGCAAGGAGGAGCTGAGTCACAGCCCAGAACCCTGCACCAAGATGACCATGAGGCTACGGAGGAACCACAGCAATGCCCAGTTT ATTGAGTCATATGTCTGCCGGATGTGTTCTCGAGGGGATGAGGATGACAAGCTCCTGCTGTGTGATGGCTGTGATGACAACTACCACATCTTCTGCctgctgcctcctctgcctgAGATCCCCAAGGGTGTCTGGCGGTGCCCAAAGTGTGTCATGGCG GAGTGTAAGCGGCCCCCAGAAGCCTTTGGCTTTGAGCAGGCTACCCGGGAATACACTCTGCAGAGCTTTGGCGAGATGGCCGACTCCTTTAAAGCTGACTACTTCAACATGCCCGTGCAT ATGGTGCCCACAGAACTTGTGGAGAaggagttctggaggctggtaaATAGCATTGAGGAAGATGTGACTGTTGAGTATGGAGCTGACATCCATTCCAAAGAATTTGGCAGCGGTTTCCCTGTCAGTGACAGTAAACGGCACCTAACCCCCGAAGAGGAG GAGTATGCTACCAGTGGTTGGAACCTAAATGTGATGCCGGTGTTGGAACAGTCTGTACTGTGCCACATCAATGCAGATATCTCTGGCATGAAGGTGCCCTGGCTCTACGTGGGCATGGTCTTCTCAGCCTTTTGCTGGCATATTGAGGATCACTGGAGTTACTCCATTAACTACCTCCACTG GGGTGAGCCGAAGACCTGGTATGGGGTGCCCTCACTTGCAGCAGAACATTTGGAAGAAGTGATGAAGAAGCTGACACCTGAACTATTTGATAGCCAGCCTGACCTCCTGCACCAACTTGTCACCCTCATGAATCCCAACACCCTCATGTCCCATGGTGTGCCA GTTGTCCGCACAAACCAGTGTGCAGGAGAATTTGTCATCACCTTCCCCCGTGCTTACCACAGCGGCTTCAACCAAGGCTACAACTTTGCCGAGGCTGTCAACTTTTGCACTGCTGACTGG TTGCCTGCTGGGCGCCAGTGCATTGAGCACTACCGCCGGCTCCGGAGATACTGCGTCTTCTCCCATGAGGAGCTTATCTGCAAGATGGCTGCCTGCCCAGAGAAGCTAGACCTAAACCTGGCGGCAGCTGTGCATAAGGAGATGTTCATCATGGTGCAAGAAGAGCGGCGTCTACGAAAGGCCCTGCTGGAGAAG GGTATCACAGAGGCTGAGCGAGAGGCTTTCGAGCTGCTCCCAGATGATGAGCGCCAGTGTATCAAGTGCAAGACTACGTGTTTCCTGTCAGCCCTGGCCTGCTACGACTGCCCAGACGGCCTTGTCTGCCTTTCCCACATCAATGATCTCTGCAAGTGCTCTAGTAGCCGGCAGTACCTGCG GTATCGGTATACCTTGGATGAGCTTCCTGCCATGCTGCATAAGCTGAAGGTTCGGGCTGAGTCCTTTGACACCTGGGCCAACAAAGTGCGAGtggccctggaggtggaggatgGGCGGAAGCGCA GCCTTGAAGAACTGAGGGCACTAGAGTCTGAAGCCCGTGAGCGGAGGTTTCCTAATAGTGAGCTGCTGCAGCAACTAAAGAACTGCCTGAGTGAGGCAGAGGCTTGCGTGTCCCGAGCTCTGGGACTGGTCAGCGGCCAGGAAGCTGG CCCCCACAGGGTGGCTGGTCTACAGATGACCCTGACTGAGCTCCGGGCCTTTCTGGACCAGATGAACAACCTGCCTTGCGCCATGCACCAGATTGGGGATGTCAAG GGTGTTCTGGAACAGGTGGAGGCCTACCAGGCTGAGGCTCGTGAGGCCCTGGCCTCACTGCCCTCCAGTCCAGGGCTACTGCAGTCCCTGTTGGAGAGGGGGCGGCAGCTGGGGGTGGAGGTGCCTGAGGCCCAGCAGCTCCAGCGGCAGGTGGAACAGGCGCGATGGCTGGATGAGGTGAAACGCACACTGGCCCCCTCAGCCCGAAGGGGCACCTTGGCTGTCATGCGAGGACTGTTGGTCGCGGGTGCCAGTGTAGCCCCTAGCCCTGCTGTGGATAAAGCCCAGGCCGAGCTGCAGGAACTGCTGACCATTGCTGAACGCTGGGAGGAGAAAGCCCACCTCTGCCTGGAGGCCAG GCAGAAGCATCCACCAGCCACACTTGAGGCCATAATCCGTGAAGCGGAAAACATCCCTGTTCACCTGCCCAACATCCAGGCTCTCAAGGAGGCTCTTGCTAAGGCCCGGGCCTGGATTGCTGATGTTGATGAGATCCAA AATGGTGACCACTACCCCTGCCTGGATGACTTGGAGGGCCTAGTAGCTGTGGGCCGGGACCTACCTGTGGGGCTGGAGGAGCTGAGACAGCTAGAGCTACAGGTACTGACAGCGCACTCCTGGAGGGAGAAGGCCTCCAAGACCTTCCTCAAGAAAAATTCTTGCTACACGCtgctggag GTTCTCTGCCCATGTGCAGATGCTGGCTCAGACAGCACCAAGCGCAGCCGGTGGATGGAGAAGGAGCTGGGGTTGTACAAATCTGACACAGAGCTGCTGGGGCTGTCTGCGCAGGacctcagggacccaggctctgtG ATCGTGGCCTTCAAGGAGGGGgaacagaaggagaaggagggtaTCCTGCAGCTGCGTCGCACCAATTCGGCCAAGCCCAGTCCACTGGCATCATCGACCACGGCCTCCTCTACAacctctgtctgtgtgtgtgggcagGTGCCGGCTGGGGCGGGAGCTCTGCAGTGTGACCTGTGTCAGGACTGGTTCCATGGGCGGTGTGTGTCAGTGCCTCGCCTCCTCAGCTCTCCGAGGCCCAATCCCACCTCATCCCCACTGCTGGCCTGGTGGGAATGGGACACCAAATTCCTGTGTCCACTGTGTATGCGCTCAAGGCGCCCGCGcctggagaccatcctggcactGCTGGTAGCCCTGCAGAGACTGCCTGTGCGGCTGCCCGAGGGCGAGGCCCTGCAGTGCCTCACAGAGAGGGCCATCAGCTGGCAAGGCCGCGCCAGGCAGGCTCTGGCCTCTGAAGATGTGACTGCTCTTTTGGGACGGCTGGCTGAGCTCCGCCAACGGCTACAGGCTGAACCTAGACCTGAGGAGCCTCCTAACTACCCTGCAGCCCCTGCTTCTGACCCCCTCAGAGAGGGCAGTGGCAAGGATATGCCTAAG GTCCAGGGCTTACTGGAGAATGGAGACAGTGTGACCAGTCCTGAGAAGGTAGCCCCGGAGGAGGGCTCAG ATCTGGAGCTGCTGTCCTCGCTGTTGCCACAGTTGACTGGCCCTGTGTTGGAACTGCCTGAGGCAACCCGGGCCCCCTTGGAGGAGCTCATGATGGAGGGGGACCTGCTCGAGGTGACCCTGGATGAGAACCACAGCATCTGGCAGCTGCTGCAGGCTGGACAGCCCCCAGACCTGGAGAGGATCCGCACACTTCTGGAG ctggAGAAGGCAGAGCGTCACGGGAGTCGGGCTCGGGGCCGGGCCCTggagaggcggcggcggcggaagGTGGATCGGGGTGGGGAGGGCGATGACCCAGCCCGAGAGGAGCTAGAGCCAAAGAGGGTACGGAGCTCAGGGCCAGAGGCTGAGGAGgtccaggaggaggaagagctggaGGAGGAGACTGGGGGTGAGGGCCCCCCTGCACCCATCCCCACCACTGGCAGCCCCAGCACCCAGGAGAACCAGAATGGCTTGGAACCGGCGGAAGGGACCACTTCAGGCCCCTCGGCCCCTTTCTCCACTCTGACTCCCCGGCTGCATCTGCCCTGCCCACAGCAGCCGCCTCAGCAACAGTTGTGA
- the KDM5C gene encoding lysine-specific demethylase 5C isoform X5 yields MEPGSDDFLPPPECPVFEPSWAEFRDPLGYIAKIRPIAEKSGICKIRPPADWQPPFAVEVDNFRFTPRIQRLNELEIVVEEGGYEAICKDRRWARVAQRLNYPPGKNIGSLLRSHYERIVYPYEMYQSGANLVQCNTRPFDNEEKDKEYKPHSIPLRQSVQPSKFNSYGRRAKRLQPDPEPTEEDIEKNPELKKLQIYGAGPKMMGLGLMAKDKTLRKKDKEGPECPPTVVVKEELGGDVKVESTSPKTFLESKEELSHSPEPCTKMTMRLRRNHSNAQFIESYVCRMCSRGDEDDKLLLCDGCDDNYHIFCLLPPLPEIPKGVWRCPKCVMAECKRPPEAFGFEQATREYTLQSFGEMADSFKADYFNMPVHMVPTELVEKEFWRLVNSIEEDVTVEYGADIHSKEFGSGFPVSDSKRHLTPEEEEYATSGWNLNVMPVLEQSVLCHINADISGMKVPWLYVGMVFSAFCWHIEDHWSYSINYLHWGEPKTWYGVPSLAAEHLEEVMKKLTPELFDSQPDLLHQLVTLMNPNTLMSHGVPVVRTNQCAGEFVITFPRAYHSGFNQGYNFAEAVNFCTADWLPAGRQCIEHYRRLRRYCVFSHEELICKMAACPEKLDLNLAAAVHKEMFIMVQEERRLRKALLEKGITEAEREAFELLPDDERQCIKCKTTCFLSALACYDCPDGLVCLSHINDLCKCSSSRQYLRYRYTLDELPAMLHKLKVRAESFDTWANKVRVALEVEDGRKRSLEELRALESEARERRFPNSELLQQLKNCLSEAEACVSRALGLVSGQEAGPHRVAGLQMTLTELRAFLDQMNNLPCAMHQIGDVKGVLEQVEAYQAEAREALASLPSSPGLLQSLLERGRQLGVEVPEAQQLQRQVEQARWLDEVKRTLAPSARRGTLAVMRGLLVAGASVAPSPAVDKAQAELQELLTIAERWEEKAHLCLEARQKHPPATLEAIIREAENIPVHLPNIQALKEALAKARAWIADVDEIQNGDHYPCLDDLEGLVAVGRDLPVGLEELRQLELQVLTAHSWREKASKTFLKKNSCYTLLEVLCPCADAGSDSTKRSRWMEKELGLYKSDTELLGLSAQDLRDPGSVIVAFKEGEQKEKEGILQLRRTNSAKPSPLASSTTASSTTSVCVCGQVPAGAGALQCDLCQDWFHGRCVSVPRLLSSPRPNPTSSPLLAWWEWDTKFLCPLCMRSRRPRLETILALLVALQRLPVRLPEGEALQCLTERAISWQGRARQALASEDVTALLGRLAELRQRLQAEPRPEEPPNYPAAPASDPLREGSGKDMPKVQGLLENGDSVTSPEKVAPEEGSGKRDLELLSSLLPQLTGPVLELPEATRAPLEELMMEGDLLEVTLDENHSIWQLLQAGQPPDLERIRTLLELEKAERHGSRARGRALERRRRRKVDRGGEGDDPAREELEPKRVRSSGPEAEEVQEEEELEEETGGEGPPAPIPTTGSPSTQENQNGLEPAEGTTSGPSAPFSTLTPRLHLPCPQQPPQQQL; encoded by the exons ATGGAGCCGGGGTCCGACGATTTCCTACCGCCACCGGAGTGCCCGGTGTTCGAGCCTAGCTGGGCCGAGTTCCGAGACCCTCTTGGCTACATCGCGAAAATCAGGCCCATCGCAGAGAAATCGGGCATTTGCAAGATCCGCCCACCCGCG GACTGGCAGCCACCCTTTGCTGTGGAAGTGGACAACTTCAGGTTTACCCCCCGAATCCAGAGGCTGAATGAGCTAGAG ATTGTGGTGGAGGAAGGTGGTTATGAAGCTATCTGCAAGGACCGTCGGTGGGCTCGGGTAGCCCAGCGCCTCAACTATCCACCAGGCAAAAATATTGGCTCCTTGCTACGCTCCCACTACGAACGCATTGTTTATCCCTATGAAATGTACCAGTCTGGAGCCAACCTTGTG CAGTGTAACACACGTCCATTTGATAATGAGGAGAAGGACAAGGAATACAAACCCCACAGCATCCCCCTACGACAGTCTGTGCAGCCTTCCAAGTTCAACAGCTATGGCCGGCGGGCCAAGAGACTGCAGCCTGAT ccGGAACCCACAGAGGAAGACATTGAAAAGAATCCAGAGCTGAAAAAGCTACAGATCTATGGGGCAGGCCCCAAGATGATGGGCCTGGGCCTCATGGCCAAAGACAAGACTCTGCGGAAGAAAG aTAAGGAGGGGCCTGAGTGTCCCCCCACAGTAGTGGTGAAGGAGGAGTTAGGTGGGGATGTGAAGGTGGAGTCAACATCGCCTAAGACCTTCCTGGAGAGCAAGGAGGAGCTGAGTCACAGCCCAGAACCCTGCACCAAGATGACCATGAGGCTACGGAGGAACCACAGCAATGCCCAGTTT ATTGAGTCATATGTCTGCCGGATGTGTTCTCGAGGGGATGAGGATGACAAGCTCCTGCTGTGTGATGGCTGTGATGACAACTACCACATCTTCTGCctgctgcctcctctgcctgAGATCCCCAAGGGTGTCTGGCGGTGCCCAAAGTGTGTCATGGCG GAGTGTAAGCGGCCCCCAGAAGCCTTTGGCTTTGAGCAGGCTACCCGGGAATACACTCTGCAGAGCTTTGGCGAGATGGCCGACTCCTTTAAAGCTGACTACTTCAACATGCCCGTGCAT ATGGTGCCCACAGAACTTGTGGAGAaggagttctggaggctggtaaATAGCATTGAGGAAGATGTGACTGTTGAGTATGGAGCTGACATCCATTCCAAAGAATTTGGCAGCGGTTTCCCTGTCAGTGACAGTAAACGGCACCTAACCCCCGAAGAGGAG GAGTATGCTACCAGTGGTTGGAACCTAAATGTGATGCCGGTGTTGGAACAGTCTGTACTGTGCCACATCAATGCAGATATCTCTGGCATGAAGGTGCCCTGGCTCTACGTGGGCATGGTCTTCTCAGCCTTTTGCTGGCATATTGAGGATCACTGGAGTTACTCCATTAACTACCTCCACTG GGGTGAGCCGAAGACCTGGTATGGGGTGCCCTCACTTGCAGCAGAACATTTGGAAGAAGTGATGAAGAAGCTGACACCTGAACTATTTGATAGCCAGCCTGACCTCCTGCACCAACTTGTCACCCTCATGAATCCCAACACCCTCATGTCCCATGGTGTGCCA GTTGTCCGCACAAACCAGTGTGCAGGAGAATTTGTCATCACCTTCCCCCGTGCTTACCACAGCGGCTTCAACCAAGGCTACAACTTTGCCGAGGCTGTCAACTTTTGCACTGCTGACTGG TTGCCTGCTGGGCGCCAGTGCATTGAGCACTACCGCCGGCTCCGGAGATACTGCGTCTTCTCCCATGAGGAGCTTATCTGCAAGATGGCTGCCTGCCCAGAGAAGCTAGACCTAAACCTGGCGGCAGCTGTGCATAAGGAGATGTTCATCATGGTGCAAGAAGAGCGGCGTCTACGAAAGGCCCTGCTGGAGAAG GGTATCACAGAGGCTGAGCGAGAGGCTTTCGAGCTGCTCCCAGATGATGAGCGCCAGTGTATCAAGTGCAAGACTACGTGTTTCCTGTCAGCCCTGGCCTGCTACGACTGCCCAGACGGCCTTGTCTGCCTTTCCCACATCAATGATCTCTGCAAGTGCTCTAGTAGCCGGCAGTACCTGCG GTATCGGTATACCTTGGATGAGCTTCCTGCCATGCTGCATAAGCTGAAGGTTCGGGCTGAGTCCTTTGACACCTGGGCCAACAAAGTGCGAGtggccctggaggtggaggatgGGCGGAAGCGCA GCCTTGAAGAACTGAGGGCACTAGAGTCTGAAGCCCGTGAGCGGAGGTTTCCTAATAGTGAGCTGCTGCAGCAACTAAAGAACTGCCTGAGTGAGGCAGAGGCTTGCGTGTCCCGAGCTCTGGGACTGGTCAGCGGCCAGGAAGCTGG CCCCCACAGGGTGGCTGGTCTACAGATGACCCTGACTGAGCTCCGGGCCTTTCTGGACCAGATGAACAACCTGCCTTGCGCCATGCACCAGATTGGGGATGTCAAG GGTGTTCTGGAACAGGTGGAGGCCTACCAGGCTGAGGCTCGTGAGGCCCTGGCCTCACTGCCCTCCAGTCCAGGGCTACTGCAGTCCCTGTTGGAGAGGGGGCGGCAGCTGGGGGTGGAGGTGCCTGAGGCCCAGCAGCTCCAGCGGCAGGTGGAACAGGCGCGATGGCTGGATGAGGTGAAACGCACACTGGCCCCCTCAGCCCGAAGGGGCACCTTGGCTGTCATGCGAGGACTGTTGGTCGCGGGTGCCAGTGTAGCCCCTAGCCCTGCTGTGGATAAAGCCCAGGCCGAGCTGCAGGAACTGCTGACCATTGCTGAACGCTGGGAGGAGAAAGCCCACCTCTGCCTGGAGGCCAG GCAGAAGCATCCACCAGCCACACTTGAGGCCATAATCCGTGAAGCGGAAAACATCCCTGTTCACCTGCCCAACATCCAGGCTCTCAAGGAGGCTCTTGCTAAGGCCCGGGCCTGGATTGCTGATGTTGATGAGATCCAA AATGGTGACCACTACCCCTGCCTGGATGACTTGGAGGGCCTAGTAGCTGTGGGCCGGGACCTACCTGTGGGGCTGGAGGAGCTGAGACAGCTAGAGCTACAGGTACTGACAGCGCACTCCTGGAGGGAGAAGGCCTCCAAGACCTTCCTCAAGAAAAATTCTTGCTACACGCtgctggag GTTCTCTGCCCATGTGCAGATGCTGGCTCAGACAGCACCAAGCGCAGCCGGTGGATGGAGAAGGAGCTGGGGTTGTACAAATCTGACACAGAGCTGCTGGGGCTGTCTGCGCAGGacctcagggacccaggctctgtG ATCGTGGCCTTCAAGGAGGGGgaacagaaggagaaggagggtaTCCTGCAGCTGCGTCGCACCAATTCGGCCAAGCCCAGTCCACTGGCATCATCGACCACGGCCTCCTCTACAacctctgtctgtgtgtgtgggcagGTGCCGGCTGGGGCGGGAGCTCTGCAGTGTGACCTGTGTCAGGACTGGTTCCATGGGCGGTGTGTGTCAGTGCCTCGCCTCCTCAGCTCTCCGAGGCCCAATCCCACCTCATCCCCACTGCTGGCCTGGTGGGAATGGGACACCAAATTCCTGTGTCCACTGTGTATGCGCTCAAGGCGCCCGCGcctggagaccatcctggcactGCTGGTAGCCCTGCAGAGACTGCCTGTGCGGCTGCCCGAGGGCGAGGCCCTGCAGTGCCTCACAGAGAGGGCCATCAGCTGGCAAGGCCGCGCCAGGCAGGCTCTGGCCTCTGAAGATGTGACTGCTCTTTTGGGACGGCTGGCTGAGCTCCGCCAACGGCTACAGGCTGAACCTAGACCTGAGGAGCCTCCTAACTACCCTGCAGCCCCTGCTTCTGACCCCCTCAGAGAGGGCAGTGGCAAGGATATGCCTAAG GTCCAGGGCTTACTGGAGAATGGAGACAGTGTGACCAGTCCTGAGAAGGTAGCCCCGGAGGAGGGCTCAGGTAAGAGAG ATCTGGAGCTGCTGTCCTCGCTGTTGCCACAGTTGACTGGCCCTGTGTTGGAACTGCCTGAGGCAACCCGGGCCCCCTTGGAGGAGCTCATGATGGAGGGGGACCTGCTCGAGGTGACCCTGGATGAGAACCACAGCATCTGGCAGCTGCTGCAGGCTGGACAGCCCCCAGACCTGGAGAGGATCCGCACACTTCTGGAG ctggAGAAGGCAGAGCGTCACGGGAGTCGGGCTCGGGGCCGGGCCCTggagaggcggcggcggcggaagGTGGATCGGGGTGGGGAGGGCGATGACCCAGCCCGAGAGGAGCTAGAGCCAAAGAGGGTACGGAGCTCAGGGCCAGAGGCTGAGGAGgtccaggaggaggaagagctggaGGAGGAGACTGGGGGTGAGGGCCCCCCTGCACCCATCCCCACCACTGGCAGCCCCAGCACCCAGGAGAACCAGAATGGCTTGGAACCGGCGGAAGGGACCACTTCAGGCCCCTCGGCCCCTTTCTCCACTCTGACTCCCCGGCTGCATCTGCCCTGCCCACAGCAGCCGCCTCAGCAACAGTTGTGA